Sequence from the Gadus chalcogrammus isolate NIFS_2021 chromosome 21, NIFS_Gcha_1.0, whole genome shotgun sequence genome:
ATCCCCTGGATCTAACCGCTCTCCAAGGAGAACCGCTCCGTGGAGCTCCGAGCAGTCTGAACACCTCACCTCTCCCCGGCGGGGCGGTCCTCTCCACCGATGCGGCAGGAAAGAATGCGAGTTCGATTCCCCCGACGAATAACGGGTCGCCAAAACATCCGAACGCGTCGTCCGTTCTCCCGGTGTCCGCGTCGGAACGCGCGGTGGACCGGGGCGGAACCGGTCGGACTTTGATCTCCTCGGAAACTTTCTGCCCGTCGTCTCGAGCCACGCGCGTCCCGCCGCTTCTGTCGCCGCTGCGCGTACGCGGCTATAATCCGCTACTCCGGAGAACGACAACACTGTTGCATCATGGGAGTTGTAGGTCCACGCACCGTCTTGGGTTCACACGCGAAACTACACTCAAACGACAATACCCAGGTTGCAACAGACACGACGTACCTTTTGCGTCTCTGCTGTAGTCCCGAGTACGGAGTCCTTCCTTCCTACCCGTTATAGGGGTCTGTTTGAGAGGGGATGACGGCGGTGGACCCCCCGGGCGGGGAGCCGTTCGGGGCACCGGGAGAGAAGACCGGATGGTTGTCCAAACGCGCGCATTTCACCCTCCGGTGGAGACCGACGTGGTTTCATCTGAAAGGCGGGCGGCTGTTGTACGGTGAGAGCGACCAGGTAAGACTGGAAGGTGATCAACCTAACCTAGACTAGATGAACCTTAACTGACTCCACCAAAGATGACCCACGGGTTAACCCAACTCGTAACAGAGGACGGTTCGAGGTGTGTGTGCTCATTTACACTTAGATGAACACACACGTTGCCTCTCCTCAGCATGTGTTCTGGGAtgggttgttgttgtagttATGTTGCCATGGCAGCGGGCCTCGTCACCTGCAGGACTGCATGTTTAGACTGAAGTACGAGTTTGGCTGAAGTACAAGCTTAGACAGTTCTACAAGTTAAGGCAGAACTACAAGTTTTACTGAACTACAAGATTAGACAGAACTACAAGTTTTACTGAATTACAAGTTTGACTGAACTACTGTACATGTCCATGTCAACTCCATGTCAATTTAACTTTAACATTATTAATTATagttaaatgtaggcctaaataTTAGTTTCCATGCCAATATAACTTTAACAAGACAAAtagttataaatacatttaggcCAAATATTAGTTTACATGTCAATATAACAATTACACAAAtagttataggcctatatttcggTCTACATATTAGTTGCCTGGTAACAACCTATATGTGTTGTCAATGTTATATAGACTAAAATATATCTAAAATTAACATTAATAGTTTTAGTCCTACATATTAGTTTCCATGTCAATATAACATTCATATTAATAGTTATCGATATATTTAGTCCTACATATTAGTTTCCATGTCAATATAACATTCATATTAATAGTTATCGATATATTTAGTCCTACATATTAGTTTCAATGTCAatataacattaacattaataGATATAAATGAGTCTCCGCAGTAGGCCAGGATTAACCCCAACCCGTGTGACCCCAGAGCCCCGTGAAGACCATCCCCCTGGTTGGGGCGGAGGTGGGCGGTTCCGACGACCCCCTCGGGTGGACCATCACCCCCCAGGGCGCGAAGCGGTGCTTCCACCTGCGGGCCGCGAGCGAGGCGGAGCAGCAGAGCTGGCTGCGCGGCATCTTCGACGCTCAGATCGCTTCTGCGCGTCATGGAACGCACGCCTGCGTTCTGCAGTAGCCAGAGTTTAGAGTATCCCTTTATTTAATTTGGTGCGTCGTTATTTTTCTACTTTTTATGCAACCAGCTATCAGAATGTGAAGCACATTTATACTTTGTATTACTATACTATATCCtttttatattataatttatACTTTATAATAGTTATATTTTATAgaagtatttatttttactttatatatttttgaaggGGTATGCCTCTTATGGAAGGTACCTTTTATACGGTGAATGTTTCGTTCAGATGTGAAATGAGTGGCTATTAGAATAAACCATATTTACTCCAAATATTGTTATGGTTATTGTGTTGGCTTTGATTTAGGCTTACATTTAAAATCTGCATGTAGAGGAAATTGGTAAGCGGGACTATGCTCATATTTTTCGGTGAAGTGTACAGAAAAACAAATGATTACCTTCACTTCAAGTGGCCTTTATCCAAACGCATTACAGATCATTATCACCGGATACATTAGCGGGTAAATATTGACTGTTGCTGAGTAACATCGTCAATATGTCAAAGAAACCAATGGATGATTGGCTTTAATGGCCATTAAGTTCTCATAGCTGATAAGGTCCATGAAGGTAAATAGAAACGTAATGAGTTTTCGATGTGGAGATTCATGGACGGAGTTCTGACGTAGCACGCACTGGGTAACGAAAATATGAACACAAGGCCTGTCTTTGAGTCAGCGAGTGGTTTCCATGAATTAGCCTCCTATCAAACCAACCATCTATTCAGCTTTGAGGCGCGTTTTTCATCATTGTAATGCCTTGGATCCACCAGTAGAGGGCGCCCGAGTCCAGAGCAAAGAGTCTAGACCGCTCTCCTGTGTTCACTGTCAGGCGTCAGAACAGACCACTAACACACGGAATTACCttcattcattgttttttattctcTATATATCCAGGTGATAAACTTTAATATGTGACCTTGGGAA
This genomic interval carries:
- the si:ch73-111k22.3 gene encoding pleckstrin homology-like domain-containing protein; translation: MTAVDPPGGEPFGAPGEKTGWLSKRAHFTLRWRPTWFHLKGGRLLYGESDQSPVKTIPLVGAEVGGSDDPLGWTITPQGAKRCFHLRAASEAEQQSWLRGIFDAQIASARHGTHACVLQ